Proteins encoded within one genomic window of Gadus chalcogrammus isolate NIFS_2021 chromosome 6, NIFS_Gcha_1.0, whole genome shotgun sequence:
- the LOC130384085 gene encoding phospholipid phosphatase 1-like: MSKAGRIPLILIDITCLALVGLPFFILTPQHSPFKRGFFCNDESIRYPLKEETISYQLLGGVMIPFTLIVIVCGECLTVYMSRIKAQRACVDGMSYVASIYRALGSCVFGALATMSLTDIAKATIGRLRPHYLAACKPVWEAIDCKSGGYIEDFTCTGDPEQEVEARLSFYSGHSSFSMYCMLFLALYIQARLKYEWARLLRPTIQFFLLATAMYVALSRVSDYMHHWSDVLIGLLQGAVVAVLTVVFVSNSFKQRVSPEVPEEDISETSLQESPSNGHHYGSTD, from the exons ATGTCGAAAGCTGGAAGGATCCCACTCATCTTGATCGACATTACCTGCCTCGCTCTGG TTGGGCTTCCCTTTTTCATCCTTACTCCTCAACACAGCCCGTTCAAACGGGGCTTCTTCTGCAACGATGAGAGCATTAGGTACCCTCTCAAAGAGGAGACCATCTCCTACCAGCTCCTGGGAGGAGTCATGATCCCATTCACCTTGATTGTG ATCGTCTGCGGCGAGTGCCTCACCGTCTACATGTCTCGCATCAAAGCCCAACGGGCCTGCGTCGACGGGATGTCCTATGTGGCGAGCATTTACAGAGCCTTGGGGAGCTGTGTGTTTGGTGCGTTGGCCACCATGTCGCTGACGGATATCGCCAAAGCCACCATCGGTCGGCTACGCCCACACTACTTGGCTGCTTGTAAACCTGTTTGGGAAGCGATCGACTGCAAGTCAGGAGGATATATAGAGGACTTCACATGTACTGGGGATCCGGAACAGGAAGTCGAAGCCAG ACTTTCCTTCTACTCTGGTCATTCGTCCTTTTCGATGTACTGCATGCTGTTTCTGGCA CTGTACATCCAGGCCAGACTCAAGTATGAATGGGCCAGGTTGCTGCGCCCCACCATCCAGTTCTTCCTGCTGGCCACGGCCATGTATGTGGCCCTGTCCCGTGTGTCTGACTACATGCACCACTGGAGTGACGTGCTCATTGGCCTCTTGCAGGGAGCCGTGGTGGCCGTTCTCACT GTGGTCTTTGTGTCGAACTCTTTCAAACAACGCGTGTCCCCAGAGGTGCCAGAGGAGGATATCTCCGAAACCAGTTTACAGGAGAGCCCTTCCAATGGGCACCACTATGGAAGCACTGATTGA
- the atp5fa1 gene encoding ATP synthase subunit alpha, mitochondrial translates to MLSVRVAAALARSLPRRAGYVAKTLPAACVGVNHLHTCRPWLQKTGTAEVSSILEEKILGADTSADLEETGRVLSIGDGIARVYGLRNVQAEEMVEFSSGLKGMSLNLEPDNVGVVVFGNDKLIKEGDIVKRTGAIVDVPVGLELLGRVVDALGNAIDGKGPLGSSIRRRVGLKAPGIIPRISVREPMQTGIKAVDSLVPIGRGQRELIIGDRQTGKTAIAVDTIINQKRFNDGTDEKKKLYCIYVAIGQKRSTVAQLVKRLTDADAMKYTIVVSATASDAAPLQYLAPYSGCSMGEYFRDNGKHALIIYDDLSKQAVAYRQMSLLLRRPPGREAYPGDVFYLHSRLLERAAKMNDNFGGGSLTALPVIETQAGDVSAYIPTNVISITDGQIFLETELFYKGIRPAINVGLSVSRVGSAAQTKAMKQVAGTMKLELAQYREVAAFAQFGSDLDATTQQLLSRGVRLTELLKQGQYCPMAIEEQVTVIYAGVRGHLDKLDPSKITRFEKAFLQHILSQHQDLLASIRNDGMISEASDATLKNLVLTFLASFE, encoded by the exons ATGTTGTCCGTAAGAGTTGCAGCTGCCCTGGCCCGCTCCCTGCCCAGACGGGCTGGATAT GTGGCAAAGACTCTACCAGCCGCCTGCGTTGGGGTCAACCACCTCCACACATGCAGACCATGGCTGCAAAAGACCG GCACTGCCGAGGTGTCCTCCATCCTGGAAGAGAAGATCCTGGGCGCAGACACCAGCGCAGACCTGGAGGAGACTGGCCGCGTGCTGTCCATTGGTGATGGTATTGCCAGAGTGTACGGGCTCAGGAACGTCCAGGCAGAAGAGATGGTGGAATTCTCCTCTGGACTCAAG GGTATGTCTCTGAATTTGGAGCCGGACAATGTTGGTGTGGTGGTGTTCGGTAACGACAAGCTGATCAAGGAGGGGGACATTGTGAAGAGGACTGGTGCCATCGTGGACGTACCTGTCGGTTTGGAGCTTCTGGGCCGCGTTGTGGACGCTTTGGGAAATGCCATCGACGGCAAG GGACCTCTGGGCTCCTCCATCCGCAGGCGTGTGGGTCTTAAGGCCCCCGGTATCATCCCCCGTATCTCTGTCAGGGAGCCCATGCAGACTGGAATCAAGGCTGTGGACAGCCTGGTGCCCATTGGCCGTGGCCAGCGTGAGCTCATCATTGGGGACAGGCAGACCGG AAAAACCGCCATTGCCGTTGACACCATCATCAACCAGAAGCGTTTCAACGACGGCACAgacgagaagaagaagctgtaCTGCATCTACGTTGCCATTGGCCAGAAGAGGTCCACCGTGGCCCAGCTGGTCAAGAGGCTCACAGACGCTGACGCCATGAAGTACACCATTGTGGTGTCCGCCACCGCCTCTGATGCTGCCCCCCTGCAGTACCTGGCCCCCTACTCTGGATGCTCCATGGGAGAGTACTTCAGGGACAACGGCAAGCACGCCCTGATCATCTACGACGATCTGTCCAAGCAG GCTGTGGCCTACCGTCAGATGTCCCTGCTGCTGCGTCGTCCCCCCGGTCGTGAGGCCTACCCCGGTGACGTGTTCTACCTTCACTCCCGCCTGCTTGAAAGAGCCGCCAAGATGAACGACAACTTCGGTGGCGGTTCCCTCACTGCCCTCCCCGTTATCGAGACCCAGGCCGGCGACGTGTCCGCCTACATTCCCACCAACGTCATCTCCATCACAGACGGACAG ATCTTCTTGGAGACAGAGTTGTTCTACAAGGGTATCCGCCCCGCCATCAacgtgggtctgtctgtgtccagAGTAGGATCTGCTGCCCAGACCAAGGCCATGAAGCAG GTGGCCGGTACCATGAAGCTGGAGCTGGCCCAGTACCGTGAGGTGGCTGCCTTCGCCCAGTTCGGCTCTGACCTGGACGCTACCACACAGCAGCTCCTCAGCAGGGGCGTCAGGCTCACTGAGCTGCTCAAGCAGGGACAATACT GCCCCATGgccattgaggagcaggtgacGGTCATCTACGCCGGTGTCAGAGGGCATCTGGACAAGTTGGATCCCAGCAAGATCACACGGTTCGAGAAGGCCTTCCTGCAGCACATTCTCAGCCAGCACCAGGATCTTCTGGCCAGCATCAG GAACGACGGCATGATCTCCGAAGCATCTGATGCTACATTGAAGAATCTCGTATTGACCTTCCTGGCCAGCTTTGAGTAA